The following proteins are encoded in a genomic region of Primulina huaijiensis isolate GDHJ02 chromosome 3, ASM1229523v2, whole genome shotgun sequence:
- the LOC140973963 gene encoding uncharacterized protein isoform X1, with translation MITEKMFRLHKNKPTQPTDAVGEKIDFTFSKIQVLQVPKGWDKLYLSLISLETGKPVKRTGKESVKNGTCQWMETLIMSIWISNLDTPTESEKHIFKFLVATGSSKSNILGEATLDLAAFLSLEIPILVSFPLKECDYATILQVEIRCLTPKTNPRDEKWKEMQANKDLYDVENTFQLSDSITTKSTISYYSNKFDKVSRPRELGSAETSFSSSISPHSVDSMDDSVGRETSSSQSKNLNSPNCGIRRQDSDEFLENEPSCSYSTFDPPELDRNRRELRKIPHATEQTSKQHAGFFIKFKEPDDCAEVEVLKAEAKMWEQNARKLSVDIENLRNELADQFLIMTNLNTELATSHSECRTLSQEIDRLKLLLEESTEKQIVSEKFEVLGSTSDDMQQQMEDEMRYLKELNESLSSQLKKTQGANHELVGILQEMEETMEKQKLEIDSFFSLKSVDSNSKNNGINDECREIDVDGQVSVDKMNLNTGLPEISVIHINEQVLQENEGKLNLKSQNLEELQKSGWREILYLEPTFQEKMVENEIEQEVMNLILKEFEVECSSTLAAKEQRILNLEAALSRTLSAQNQKESRHLEARKEIEHLKEEVQELETDCNKLTEENLHLLLELKELRGNGIKETNACLSCLSREGSVNDFRCSSMSVEENEKKEALQERQSDLQGESINWENRSQSFEFQARELDIEPDRCLQETVDLLENNDLSEVEKGYDFLSQQISGLEARLRYLTETKESSHLELEHSKSQVVILRNEILDLEEKMELQKLCMENKLLETEKRWTEAQEECNSLKKMNTRLQVTAENLMEECDSLQKFNVELRQQILLTFQDQCFVLEAEVRNFEDFVRSENIGTSLVEGKFQDSELDEAKHKAVINELESQIKYTDAERIRLEEENTFLHMQLVKAPELQNKVLALRASLKKMRSKNQFLEAELKSVSGDYEELKRENDLMAQKISSMQNVTLEAENCRHDKIVLEDNILRLEGDLIAKEALFAVVADMKNESDRVTRENRLLNLEVKNLEDVREELQKKVQCLEEELKQTKHIEECQRESLPKENKDDFMSIDQESQCPDSDTYDSQLRSVEAETNVSNKRESREPICAANNEHKITLLEAELHDIRERYLQISLKYAEVEAQKEQLVMKVKALNTWNSFPK, from the exons ATGATCACAGAGAAGATGTTCAGGTTGCATAAGAACAAGCCAACTCAGCCAACTGATGCAGTCGGAGAAAAAATTGATTTCACTTTCTCCAAAATTCAAGTGCTCCAG GTACCAAAAGGGTGGGACAAACTCTACCTGTCTTTGATCTCTTTGGAAACAGGAAAGCCAGTAAAAAGAACTGGTAAAGAATCGGTTAAAAATGGAACTTGTCAATGGATGGAAACTCTTATAATGTCTATATGGATTTCAAATCTTGATACTCCAACGGAGTCAGAAaaacatattttcaaatttcttgttgcGACG GGGTCTTCAAAGTCCAATATTCTGGGAGAGGCTACTCTTGATCTAGCTGCATTCTTGAGTTTAGAAATACCAATCTTGGTTTCCTTTCCTCTGAAGGAATGCGATTATGCGACAATTTTACAA GTTGAGATTAGATGTCTTACACCAAAAACCAATCCCAG GGATGAAAAATGGAAAGAAATGCAAGCAAATAAAGATCTTTATGATGTCGAAAATACTTTTCAACTCTCTGATTCTATTACTACAAAGAGTACCATATCTTACTACAGCAACAAGTTTGACAAAGTCTCTCGTCCCAGAGAACTTGGTAGCGCG GAAACGAGCTTCTCATCATCCATTTCACCGCATAGTGTTGATTCTATGGATGATTCAGTAGGAAGAGAAACTTCTTCTTCTCAGAGTAAAAATCTAAATAGTCCAAACTGCGGTATCCGGAGGCAAGATTCAGATGAATTCCTCGAGAATGAACCGTCTTGTTCTTATTCTACTTTTGATCCCCCAGAATTGGATAGAAATCGAAGGGAACTCAGAAAGATACCGCATGCCACAGAACAAACATCAAAGCAACATGCTGGTTTCTTTATTAAGTTTAAGGAACCTGATGATTGTGCTGAGGTTGAAGTTCTTAAGGCAGAAGCAAAAATGTGGGAACAAAATGCTAGAAAATTATCTGTCGATATCGAAAATCTAAGGAACGAATTAGCTGATCAGTTCTTGATTATGACAAACCTAAATACGGAACTGGCTACATCTCATTCCGAGTGTCGTACACTGAGTCAAGAAATTGATCGCTTGAAATTGCTCTTGGAGGAATCGACAGAGAAACAGATTGTGAGCGAAAAATTTGAGGTTCTCGGGAGCACAAGCGATGATATGCAGCAACAAATGGAAGATGAGATGAGGTATCTAAAGGAGTTGAATGAAAGTTTATCATCTCAGCTTAAGAAAACCCAAGGAGCAAACCATGAGTTAGTAGGGATTCTTCAAGAAATGGAAGAGACCATGGAGAAGCAAAAGTTAGAGATTGACAGCTTTTTTTCtctgaaatcagttgactctaACAGTAAGAATAATGGTATAAATGATGAATGTCGAGAAATAGACGTGGACGGTCAAGTTTCTGTTgataaaatgaatttaaatactGGTTTACCTGAGATCTCGGTGATACATATCAATGAACAAGTTCTACAAGAAAACGAAGGGAAACTGAATCTCAAATCCCAGAATTTGGAGGAGTTGCAAAAGAGCGGTTGGAGGGAAATTTTGTATCTAGAACCTACATTTCAGGAGAAAATGGTAGAAAATGAAATTGAGCAAGAAGTTATGAATCTGATTCTAAAGGAATTTGAAGTGGAATGTAGCTCTACATTGGCTGCAAAAGAGCAAAGAATCTTGAATTTGGAAGCTGCATTGTCAAGAACTCTAAGTGCTCAAAATCAAAAAGAGTCGCGACATTTAGAGGCAAGAAAAGAAATCGAGCATTTAAAAGAAGAAGTCCAAGAACTTGAAACAGATTGCAACAAACTTACAGAAGAAAATCTCCACCTTCTGCTTGAACTGAAAGAACTAAGAGGGAATGGCATTAAAGAAACCAATGCCTGCTTAAGTTGCTTGTCTCGAGAGGGTTCTGTGAACGATTTTCGATGTTCTTCTATGTCCGTGGAGGAGAATGAAAAAAAAGAAGCCCTTCAAGAAAGACAGTCCGATCTTCAAGGTGAGAGTATAAATTGGGAGAATCGATCCCAAAGCTTCGAATTCCAGGCTCGTGAACTTGACATTGAACCAGACAGATGTCTCCAAGAAACGGTTGATTTGTTGGAAAATAATGATTTATCTGAGGTTGAAAAAGGATATGATTTTCTGTCACAACAAATATCTGGCTTAGAAGCTCGGTTAAGATATTTGACAGAGACAAAGGAATCTAGTCATCTGGAATTGGAGCATTCGAAATCTCAAGTTGTTATTCTTCGAAATGAGATATTAGATTTGGAAGAAAAAATGGAGCTGCAAAAGCTCTGTATGGAGAATAAATTGTTGGAAACGGAAAAACGGTGGACGGAAGCTCAAGAAGAGTGCAACagtttaaagaaaatgaatacGAGGCTACAAGTGACAGCTGAAAATCTCATGGAAGAATGTGATTCACTGCAAAAGTTCAATGTGGAGTTGAGGCAACAAATATTATTGACGTTTCAAGATCAATGTTTTGTCTTAGAAGCAGAAGTTAGAAATTTCGAAGATTTTGTTCGTTCAGAAAATATTGGAACTTCACTCGTAGAAGGAAAATTTCAGGATTCAGAACTTGATGAAGCAAAACACAAAGCTGTTATTAATGAGCTAGaatctcaaataaaatatactgaTGCCGAAAGGATTCGATTAGAAGAAGAAAACACGTTTCTACATATGCAATTGGTGAAAGCGCCAGAGCTTCAGAATAAAGTTTTGGCTCTAAGGGCGTCGCTTAAAAAAATGAGgtccaaaaatcagtttctggaAGCTGAACTAAAGTCTGTTTCTGGAGATTACGAAGAACTAAAACGTGAAAACGACTTGATGGCTCAAAAGATTTCTAGCATGCAGAATGTAACGTTGGAAGCTGAGAATTGTAGGCACGACAAAATTGTGTTGGAGGATAACATTCTGAGGCTGGAGGGCGATTTAATTGCAAAGGAGGCATTATTTGCAGTGGTTGCTGATATGAAAAATGAAAGTGATCGTGTAACACGAGAAAATAGGCTATTGAATTTAGAGGTGAAAAATCTTGAAGATGTAAGAGAAGAATTGCAGAAAAAAGTGCAATGCTTGGAAGAGGAATTAAAGCAGACAAAACATATCGAAGAATGTCAAAGGGAATCCCTTCCAAAG GAAAACAAGGATGATTTTATGTCCATAGATCAAGAATCGCAATGCCCTGATAGTGACACATATGATTCGCAGCTTAGGAG TGTTGAAGCAGAAACAAATGTTTCTAATAAAAGAGAATCAAGAGAACCCATTTGTGCAGCCAATAATGAACATAAGATTACATTGCTTGAGGCTGAGTTACATGATATTCGCGAACGTTACCTTCAAATAAGCCTGAAGTACGCGGAGGTAGAGGCGCAAAAAGAACAACTTGTGATGAAAGTGAAAGCTCTCAACACTTGGAACAGCTTCCCAAAATAA
- the LOC140973963 gene encoding uncharacterized protein isoform X2 — protein MFRLHKNKPTQPTDAVGEKIDFTFSKIQVLQVPKGWDKLYLSLISLETGKPVKRTGKESVKNGTCQWMETLIMSIWISNLDTPTESEKHIFKFLVATGSSKSNILGEATLDLAAFLSLEIPILVSFPLKECDYATILQVEIRCLTPKTNPRDEKWKEMQANKDLYDVENTFQLSDSITTKSTISYYSNKFDKVSRPRELGSAETSFSSSISPHSVDSMDDSVGRETSSSQSKNLNSPNCGIRRQDSDEFLENEPSCSYSTFDPPELDRNRRELRKIPHATEQTSKQHAGFFIKFKEPDDCAEVEVLKAEAKMWEQNARKLSVDIENLRNELADQFLIMTNLNTELATSHSECRTLSQEIDRLKLLLEESTEKQIVSEKFEVLGSTSDDMQQQMEDEMRYLKELNESLSSQLKKTQGANHELVGILQEMEETMEKQKLEIDSFFSLKSVDSNSKNNGINDECREIDVDGQVSVDKMNLNTGLPEISVIHINEQVLQENEGKLNLKSQNLEELQKSGWREILYLEPTFQEKMVENEIEQEVMNLILKEFEVECSSTLAAKEQRILNLEAALSRTLSAQNQKESRHLEARKEIEHLKEEVQELETDCNKLTEENLHLLLELKELRGNGIKETNACLSCLSREGSVNDFRCSSMSVEENEKKEALQERQSDLQGESINWENRSQSFEFQARELDIEPDRCLQETVDLLENNDLSEVEKGYDFLSQQISGLEARLRYLTETKESSHLELEHSKSQVVILRNEILDLEEKMELQKLCMENKLLETEKRWTEAQEECNSLKKMNTRLQVTAENLMEECDSLQKFNVELRQQILLTFQDQCFVLEAEVRNFEDFVRSENIGTSLVEGKFQDSELDEAKHKAVINELESQIKYTDAERIRLEEENTFLHMQLVKAPELQNKVLALRASLKKMRSKNQFLEAELKSVSGDYEELKRENDLMAQKISSMQNVTLEAENCRHDKIVLEDNILRLEGDLIAKEALFAVVADMKNESDRVTRENRLLNLEVKNLEDVREELQKKVQCLEEELKQTKHIEECQRESLPKENKDDFMSIDQESQCPDSDTYDSQLRSVEAETNVSNKRESREPICAANNEHKITLLEAELHDIRERYLQISLKYAEVEAQKEQLVMKVKALNTWNSFPK, from the exons ATGTTCAGGTTGCATAAGAACAAGCCAACTCAGCCAACTGATGCAGTCGGAGAAAAAATTGATTTCACTTTCTCCAAAATTCAAGTGCTCCAG GTACCAAAAGGGTGGGACAAACTCTACCTGTCTTTGATCTCTTTGGAAACAGGAAAGCCAGTAAAAAGAACTGGTAAAGAATCGGTTAAAAATGGAACTTGTCAATGGATGGAAACTCTTATAATGTCTATATGGATTTCAAATCTTGATACTCCAACGGAGTCAGAAaaacatattttcaaatttcttgttgcGACG GGGTCTTCAAAGTCCAATATTCTGGGAGAGGCTACTCTTGATCTAGCTGCATTCTTGAGTTTAGAAATACCAATCTTGGTTTCCTTTCCTCTGAAGGAATGCGATTATGCGACAATTTTACAA GTTGAGATTAGATGTCTTACACCAAAAACCAATCCCAG GGATGAAAAATGGAAAGAAATGCAAGCAAATAAAGATCTTTATGATGTCGAAAATACTTTTCAACTCTCTGATTCTATTACTACAAAGAGTACCATATCTTACTACAGCAACAAGTTTGACAAAGTCTCTCGTCCCAGAGAACTTGGTAGCGCG GAAACGAGCTTCTCATCATCCATTTCACCGCATAGTGTTGATTCTATGGATGATTCAGTAGGAAGAGAAACTTCTTCTTCTCAGAGTAAAAATCTAAATAGTCCAAACTGCGGTATCCGGAGGCAAGATTCAGATGAATTCCTCGAGAATGAACCGTCTTGTTCTTATTCTACTTTTGATCCCCCAGAATTGGATAGAAATCGAAGGGAACTCAGAAAGATACCGCATGCCACAGAACAAACATCAAAGCAACATGCTGGTTTCTTTATTAAGTTTAAGGAACCTGATGATTGTGCTGAGGTTGAAGTTCTTAAGGCAGAAGCAAAAATGTGGGAACAAAATGCTAGAAAATTATCTGTCGATATCGAAAATCTAAGGAACGAATTAGCTGATCAGTTCTTGATTATGACAAACCTAAATACGGAACTGGCTACATCTCATTCCGAGTGTCGTACACTGAGTCAAGAAATTGATCGCTTGAAATTGCTCTTGGAGGAATCGACAGAGAAACAGATTGTGAGCGAAAAATTTGAGGTTCTCGGGAGCACAAGCGATGATATGCAGCAACAAATGGAAGATGAGATGAGGTATCTAAAGGAGTTGAATGAAAGTTTATCATCTCAGCTTAAGAAAACCCAAGGAGCAAACCATGAGTTAGTAGGGATTCTTCAAGAAATGGAAGAGACCATGGAGAAGCAAAAGTTAGAGATTGACAGCTTTTTTTCtctgaaatcagttgactctaACAGTAAGAATAATGGTATAAATGATGAATGTCGAGAAATAGACGTGGACGGTCAAGTTTCTGTTgataaaatgaatttaaatactGGTTTACCTGAGATCTCGGTGATACATATCAATGAACAAGTTCTACAAGAAAACGAAGGGAAACTGAATCTCAAATCCCAGAATTTGGAGGAGTTGCAAAAGAGCGGTTGGAGGGAAATTTTGTATCTAGAACCTACATTTCAGGAGAAAATGGTAGAAAATGAAATTGAGCAAGAAGTTATGAATCTGATTCTAAAGGAATTTGAAGTGGAATGTAGCTCTACATTGGCTGCAAAAGAGCAAAGAATCTTGAATTTGGAAGCTGCATTGTCAAGAACTCTAAGTGCTCAAAATCAAAAAGAGTCGCGACATTTAGAGGCAAGAAAAGAAATCGAGCATTTAAAAGAAGAAGTCCAAGAACTTGAAACAGATTGCAACAAACTTACAGAAGAAAATCTCCACCTTCTGCTTGAACTGAAAGAACTAAGAGGGAATGGCATTAAAGAAACCAATGCCTGCTTAAGTTGCTTGTCTCGAGAGGGTTCTGTGAACGATTTTCGATGTTCTTCTATGTCCGTGGAGGAGAATGAAAAAAAAGAAGCCCTTCAAGAAAGACAGTCCGATCTTCAAGGTGAGAGTATAAATTGGGAGAATCGATCCCAAAGCTTCGAATTCCAGGCTCGTGAACTTGACATTGAACCAGACAGATGTCTCCAAGAAACGGTTGATTTGTTGGAAAATAATGATTTATCTGAGGTTGAAAAAGGATATGATTTTCTGTCACAACAAATATCTGGCTTAGAAGCTCGGTTAAGATATTTGACAGAGACAAAGGAATCTAGTCATCTGGAATTGGAGCATTCGAAATCTCAAGTTGTTATTCTTCGAAATGAGATATTAGATTTGGAAGAAAAAATGGAGCTGCAAAAGCTCTGTATGGAGAATAAATTGTTGGAAACGGAAAAACGGTGGACGGAAGCTCAAGAAGAGTGCAACagtttaaagaaaatgaatacGAGGCTACAAGTGACAGCTGAAAATCTCATGGAAGAATGTGATTCACTGCAAAAGTTCAATGTGGAGTTGAGGCAACAAATATTATTGACGTTTCAAGATCAATGTTTTGTCTTAGAAGCAGAAGTTAGAAATTTCGAAGATTTTGTTCGTTCAGAAAATATTGGAACTTCACTCGTAGAAGGAAAATTTCAGGATTCAGAACTTGATGAAGCAAAACACAAAGCTGTTATTAATGAGCTAGaatctcaaataaaatatactgaTGCCGAAAGGATTCGATTAGAAGAAGAAAACACGTTTCTACATATGCAATTGGTGAAAGCGCCAGAGCTTCAGAATAAAGTTTTGGCTCTAAGGGCGTCGCTTAAAAAAATGAGgtccaaaaatcagtttctggaAGCTGAACTAAAGTCTGTTTCTGGAGATTACGAAGAACTAAAACGTGAAAACGACTTGATGGCTCAAAAGATTTCTAGCATGCAGAATGTAACGTTGGAAGCTGAGAATTGTAGGCACGACAAAATTGTGTTGGAGGATAACATTCTGAGGCTGGAGGGCGATTTAATTGCAAAGGAGGCATTATTTGCAGTGGTTGCTGATATGAAAAATGAAAGTGATCGTGTAACACGAGAAAATAGGCTATTGAATTTAGAGGTGAAAAATCTTGAAGATGTAAGAGAAGAATTGCAGAAAAAAGTGCAATGCTTGGAAGAGGAATTAAAGCAGACAAAACATATCGAAGAATGTCAAAGGGAATCCCTTCCAAAG GAAAACAAGGATGATTTTATGTCCATAGATCAAGAATCGCAATGCCCTGATAGTGACACATATGATTCGCAGCTTAGGAG TGTTGAAGCAGAAACAAATGTTTCTAATAAAAGAGAATCAAGAGAACCCATTTGTGCAGCCAATAATGAACATAAGATTACATTGCTTGAGGCTGAGTTACATGATATTCGCGAACGTTACCTTCAAATAAGCCTGAAGTACGCGGAGGTAGAGGCGCAAAAAGAACAACTTGTGATGAAAGTGAAAGCTCTCAACACTTGGAACAGCTTCCCAAAATAA
- the LOC140973965 gene encoding E3 ubiquitin-protein ligase WAV3-like isoform X2 produces MASSGDSKTCAICLGRMESGKGQAIFTAECTHSFHFSCISNCVTYGNYVCPVCRAKWNDLPFTVSSPNPANQVPQPQVPVRSRTISEREPILFSDDEPLPLVNVDAASSASLADLQNVNVKAIPERPAIASSEFVPEFAVLVGIRAPSLPEDAHQFHRAPIDLVTVLDVSGSMHGSKLALLKRAVDFVIDNLGPSDRLSIVSFSTHARRILPLRRMTEQGRENAKRSVNSLSASGSTNIVEALKKGVQVLEERRHQNPVSSIIFLSDGRDTCYHGTRVQTLSSPRQPPQYLHLLPTSICPENRGTEDHGQRQTFPVHAFGFGTDHDPLTMHAISDASGGTFSFIESYEMVQDAFASCIGGLLSVVIQELRLMLRSASHGIEIKSISSGRYASEITNEGSQGLIKVGDLYADEEKEFLINLAVPVYQGIEDDSNTTSLLDITCSYRAVMSNDMIQIDGDLVSIQRPKSPSPLETTISFEVDRQKNRLSAAESIREAQQMAETGNLLGARALLSNRRSTLLASASGQAGDGLCLWLEGEMKEMDGRMASMQLYERTGRAYALSNISSHAYQRATTRGSSVPGASFSFGAGGAAHHGSFNAYATPSMATMVSKSHQLNKTGDSSQSNE; encoded by the exons ATGGCTTCTTCCGGGGATAGT AAAACATGTGCCATTTGCTTGGGGCGTATGGAATCGGGGAAAGGTCAGGCCATCTTTACGGCTGAGTGTACTCACTCCTTCCATTTTAGCTGCATTAGCAACTGTGTTACGTATGGCAATTATGTTTGTCCTGTTTGTCGAGCCAAATGGAATGATCTCCCTTTCACTGTTTCTAGCCCAAATCCAGCCAATCAAGTTCCTCAACCGCAGGTGCCGGTTCGCTCCCGCACTATATCTGAGCGAGAACCGATTCTATTTTCTGACGATGAGCCGCTGCCTTTGGTCAATGTTGATGCAGCGTCTTCTGCTTCACTGGCTGACCTGCAGAATGTCAATGTCAAGGCCATTCCAGAGCGGCCAGCCATAGCTTCTTCGGAATTTGTTCCTGAATTTGCTGTTCTTGTTGGAATAAGGGCACCGTCACTACCGGAAGATGCCCACCAGTTCCATCGTGCTCCTATTGATCTTGTAACTGTGCTAGATGTCAGTGGCAGCATGCATGGATCAAAATTGGCACTCCTGAAACGTGCTGTTGACTTTGTGATAGATAATTTAGGTCCTTCAGACCGGCTTTCCATAGTGTCATTTTCAACTCATGCTAGGAGAATTTTACCCTTGCGCAGAATGACAGAGCAGGGACGTGAAAATGCTAAACGGTCTGTGAATTCACTTTCTGCAAGTGGCTCCACCAATATTGTGGAAGCCTTGAAGAAGGGAGTTCAGGTTCTCGAAGAAAGGCGACACCAAAATCCAGTTTCTAGCATCATATTCTTGTCAGATGGAAGAGACACTTGTTACCACGGCACACGGGTCCAAACTCTCTCGAGTCCAAGACAGCCTCCACAATATCTGCATCTATTGCCTACTTCTATCTGTCCCGAAAACCGAGGAACAGAAGATCACGGTCAGCGACAAACATTTCCAGTTCATGCATTCGGTTTTGGTACAGATCACGATCCTCTCACAATGCATGCAATTTCTGATGCATCGGGCGGTACTTTTTCCTTCATCGAGTCATACGAAATGGTGCAAGATGCTTTTGCTAGCTGTATTGGTGGCCTACTTAGCGTGGTAATTCAGGAGCTGCGTCTAATGCTGAGGTCAGCATCACACGGGATCGAAATTAAATCAATATCTTCAGGAAGATATGCAAGTGAAATCACTAATGAAGGATCACAAGGTTTAATAAAAGTTGGGGATTTGTATGCCGACgaggaaaaagaatttcttaTTAACTTAGCGGTCCCTGTATATCAGGGCATCGAAGATGACTCAAATACCACGTCCCTTTTGGATATTACATGTTCTTACAGAGCGGTCATGTCGAACGACATGATACAAATAGATGGTGACCTAGTCTCTATACAGAGACCGAAATCCCCATCCCCTCTTGAAACGACTATAAGTTTTGAAGTTGATAGGCAAAAAAACCGCCTCTCAGCAGCAGAAAGCATCAGAGAGGCTCAACAAATGGCAGAAACAGGCAATCTATTGGGCGCACGAGCTCttctatcaaatcgaaggtcgACCCTTCTTGCTTCTGCATCTGGGCAGGCAGGTGATGGTCTTTGTTTGTGGCTTGAAGGCGAGATGAAAGAAATGGATGGAAGAATGGCAAGCATGCAGCTGTACGAACGCACTGGCCGAGCCTATGCGCTCTCGAATATAAGCTCACATGCATATCAAAGGGCCACAACTAGAGGTAGCAGCGTGCCGGGAGCAAGTTTCAGCTTTGGTGCAGGTGGTGCAGCCCATCATGGTAGTTTCAATGCTTATGCGACACCGAGTATGGCGACTATGGTGAGCAAATCTCATCAGCTTAATAAGACAGGGGACAGTTCTCAAAGTAATGAATGA
- the LOC140973965 gene encoding E3 ubiquitin-protein ligase WAV3-like isoform X1 — MRWPKRKKINIPYLKTCAICLGRMESGKGQAIFTAECTHSFHFSCISNCVTYGNYVCPVCRAKWNDLPFTVSSPNPANQVPQPQVPVRSRTISEREPILFSDDEPLPLVNVDAASSASLADLQNVNVKAIPERPAIASSEFVPEFAVLVGIRAPSLPEDAHQFHRAPIDLVTVLDVSGSMHGSKLALLKRAVDFVIDNLGPSDRLSIVSFSTHARRILPLRRMTEQGRENAKRSVNSLSASGSTNIVEALKKGVQVLEERRHQNPVSSIIFLSDGRDTCYHGTRVQTLSSPRQPPQYLHLLPTSICPENRGTEDHGQRQTFPVHAFGFGTDHDPLTMHAISDASGGTFSFIESYEMVQDAFASCIGGLLSVVIQELRLMLRSASHGIEIKSISSGRYASEITNEGSQGLIKVGDLYADEEKEFLINLAVPVYQGIEDDSNTTSLLDITCSYRAVMSNDMIQIDGDLVSIQRPKSPSPLETTISFEVDRQKNRLSAAESIREAQQMAETGNLLGARALLSNRRSTLLASASGQAGDGLCLWLEGEMKEMDGRMASMQLYERTGRAYALSNISSHAYQRATTRGSSVPGASFSFGAGGAAHHGSFNAYATPSMATMVSKSHQLNKTGDSSQSNE; from the exons ATGCGATGgccaaaaaggaaaaaaattaacatcCCTTATCTG AAAACATGTGCCATTTGCTTGGGGCGTATGGAATCGGGGAAAGGTCAGGCCATCTTTACGGCTGAGTGTACTCACTCCTTCCATTTTAGCTGCATTAGCAACTGTGTTACGTATGGCAATTATGTTTGTCCTGTTTGTCGAGCCAAATGGAATGATCTCCCTTTCACTGTTTCTAGCCCAAATCCAGCCAATCAAGTTCCTCAACCGCAGGTGCCGGTTCGCTCCCGCACTATATCTGAGCGAGAACCGATTCTATTTTCTGACGATGAGCCGCTGCCTTTGGTCAATGTTGATGCAGCGTCTTCTGCTTCACTGGCTGACCTGCAGAATGTCAATGTCAAGGCCATTCCAGAGCGGCCAGCCATAGCTTCTTCGGAATTTGTTCCTGAATTTGCTGTTCTTGTTGGAATAAGGGCACCGTCACTACCGGAAGATGCCCACCAGTTCCATCGTGCTCCTATTGATCTTGTAACTGTGCTAGATGTCAGTGGCAGCATGCATGGATCAAAATTGGCACTCCTGAAACGTGCTGTTGACTTTGTGATAGATAATTTAGGTCCTTCAGACCGGCTTTCCATAGTGTCATTTTCAACTCATGCTAGGAGAATTTTACCCTTGCGCAGAATGACAGAGCAGGGACGTGAAAATGCTAAACGGTCTGTGAATTCACTTTCTGCAAGTGGCTCCACCAATATTGTGGAAGCCTTGAAGAAGGGAGTTCAGGTTCTCGAAGAAAGGCGACACCAAAATCCAGTTTCTAGCATCATATTCTTGTCAGATGGAAGAGACACTTGTTACCACGGCACACGGGTCCAAACTCTCTCGAGTCCAAGACAGCCTCCACAATATCTGCATCTATTGCCTACTTCTATCTGTCCCGAAAACCGAGGAACAGAAGATCACGGTCAGCGACAAACATTTCCAGTTCATGCATTCGGTTTTGGTACAGATCACGATCCTCTCACAATGCATGCAATTTCTGATGCATCGGGCGGTACTTTTTCCTTCATCGAGTCATACGAAATGGTGCAAGATGCTTTTGCTAGCTGTATTGGTGGCCTACTTAGCGTGGTAATTCAGGAGCTGCGTCTAATGCTGAGGTCAGCATCACACGGGATCGAAATTAAATCAATATCTTCAGGAAGATATGCAAGTGAAATCACTAATGAAGGATCACAAGGTTTAATAAAAGTTGGGGATTTGTATGCCGACgaggaaaaagaatttcttaTTAACTTAGCGGTCCCTGTATATCAGGGCATCGAAGATGACTCAAATACCACGTCCCTTTTGGATATTACATGTTCTTACAGAGCGGTCATGTCGAACGACATGATACAAATAGATGGTGACCTAGTCTCTATACAGAGACCGAAATCCCCATCCCCTCTTGAAACGACTATAAGTTTTGAAGTTGATAGGCAAAAAAACCGCCTCTCAGCAGCAGAAAGCATCAGAGAGGCTCAACAAATGGCAGAAACAGGCAATCTATTGGGCGCACGAGCTCttctatcaaatcgaaggtcgACCCTTCTTGCTTCTGCATCTGGGCAGGCAGGTGATGGTCTTTGTTTGTGGCTTGAAGGCGAGATGAAAGAAATGGATGGAAGAATGGCAAGCATGCAGCTGTACGAACGCACTGGCCGAGCCTATGCGCTCTCGAATATAAGCTCACATGCATATCAAAGGGCCACAACTAGAGGTAGCAGCGTGCCGGGAGCAAGTTTCAGCTTTGGTGCAGGTGGTGCAGCCCATCATGGTAGTTTCAATGCTTATGCGACACCGAGTATGGCGACTATGGTGAGCAAATCTCATCAGCTTAATAAGACAGGGGACAGTTCTCAAAGTAATGAATGA